One genomic region from Bacillus sp. SLBN-46 encodes:
- a CDS encoding rhodanese-related sulfurtransferase: MNQEYRVLLYYKYVEIENPEETANEHRQFCNEKGLKGRIIIAAEGINGTVSGTIEQTDAYIQYMEQHPLFSGTIFKIDEASEHAFKKMKVRSRSELVTLRLEDDINPNVLTGKHLKPREFFEQMQKDDTVVIDARNDYEYDLGHFRGAVRPDILNFRDLPQWIRENKEQFEGKKILTYCTGGIRCEKFSGWMLQEGFEDVSQLDGGIVTYGKDPEVQGDLWDGQLYVFDERISVPVNQKEHVVVGKDYYTGQPCERYVNCANPECNRKILCSEENEHKHLRSCSHECRVHPRNRYIAQHGLSKEEVNERLMALK, encoded by the coding sequence ATGAATCAAGAATATAGAGTATTATTATATTATAAATATGTTGAGATAGAGAATCCTGAAGAAACAGCGAATGAACATCGCCAATTCTGTAATGAAAAAGGCTTAAAAGGCAGAATAATTATTGCCGCAGAAGGAATTAATGGAACTGTTTCCGGTACGATTGAACAAACAGATGCCTATATCCAATACATGGAGCAGCACCCGCTGTTTTCCGGTACAATTTTTAAAATAGATGAAGCATCTGAACATGCCTTCAAAAAGATGAAGGTCCGTTCTAGATCAGAGTTGGTTACTTTACGTCTAGAGGACGATATCAATCCTAATGTTTTAACAGGGAAGCACTTAAAACCGAGGGAATTTTTTGAACAAATGCAGAAGGATGATACAGTGGTCATCGATGCTAGAAATGACTATGAATATGACTTAGGACATTTCCGAGGAGCTGTTAGGCCGGATATCTTAAATTTCCGTGATCTTCCGCAATGGATTAGAGAGAATAAGGAACAGTTTGAAGGGAAAAAGATTCTTACTTATTGTACTGGCGGCATTCGTTGTGAAAAATTCTCAGGTTGGATGCTTCAAGAGGGATTTGAAGATGTATCACAGCTTGATGGCGGTATTGTTACGTATGGAAAAGACCCAGAAGTACAGGGAGATCTTTGGGATGGCCAACTCTATGTGTTTGATGAGCGTATTAGTGTCCCTGTAAATCAAAAAGAGCATGTGGTGGTAGGAAAAGACTACTACACTGGACAACCATGTGAACGCTATGTTAACTGTGCAAATCCAGAATGTAACCGAAAAATCCTATGTTCAGAAGAAAATGAGCACAAACATTTACGCAGCTGCTCTCATGAATGCAGGGTTCATCCAAGGAACCGTTATATTGCGCAACATGGATTAAGCAAAGAAGAGGTCAACGAAAGATTAATGGCTCTTAAGTAA